In Flavobacterium endoglycinae, one DNA window encodes the following:
- a CDS encoding RNA polymerase sigma-70 factor, with amino-acid sequence MYKELTDEILVELLKQGKEKAFDELYFRYRDSLVRFVYVRMKSVPISEEIVQEVFTSIWERRKTLVIQKTFAAYIYTSVRYMTLDYIKSHTVTDQYIQEVLDKNTVSYTSHNATEDSIYYEELQKAVDEAAMLLPKKSKEVFILSRVKQYTNKEIADELNVSIDTVKYHITYALKFMRTYLGEFN; translated from the coding sequence ATGTATAAAGAATTAACCGATGAAATTCTTGTAGAATTATTGAAGCAGGGAAAAGAGAAAGCTTTCGACGAATTGTATTTTCGGTATAGAGATTCACTGGTTCGTTTTGTATACGTCAGAATGAAATCAGTACCTATTTCTGAAGAGATTGTTCAGGAAGTTTTCACCAGTATTTGGGAACGACGTAAAACGCTGGTCATTCAGAAAACATTTGCGGCTTACATCTACACTTCGGTTCGCTATATGACTTTAGATTATATAAAATCGCATACTGTTACCGATCAATACATACAAGAGGTTTTAGATAAAAATACCGTTTCCTATACGAGTCATAATGCTACCGAAGATTCTATTTATTATGAAGAACTGCAAAAGGCGGTAGACGAAGCAGCGATGCTTCTTCCTAAAAAATCAAAAGAGGTCTTTATTCTGAGCCGGGTTAAACAGTATACCAACAAAGAAATTGCCGACGAACTCAACGTTTCAATCGATACGGTAAAATATCACATCACATATGCGCTCAAATTCATGCGCACCTATCTGGGGGAATTTAATTGA
- a CDS encoding helix-turn-helix domain-containing protein, which produces MEYKAKYITDDIKLSCYEDKFFKSDIMFEHHMLIWFISGETKIVQADASYVFQKGDIFLIPRNQLATIINYPKDGEPHKTVVMHLSVERLRDFYANLEVKPEALLSKKIYSFDNHPLLESCLASLVPYFEMKDLPENIASLKITEAISILRAIDKGIDNVLTNFEEPGKIDLAGYMEKNFMFNLPLEKFGYLTGRSLTTFKRDFSRIFNTTPQRWLTQKRLELAHYQFVEKKKKPIDVCYEVGFENLSHFSFAFKKQFGYAPTELIERVRT; this is translated from the coding sequence ATGGAATATAAAGCCAAGTATATAACCGATGATATAAAACTTTCTTGCTATGAGGATAAGTTTTTCAAATCAGATATTATGTTTGAACACCATATGCTGATTTGGTTTATTTCGGGGGAGACTAAAATCGTTCAGGCGGATGCTTCTTATGTATTTCAAAAAGGCGATATTTTTTTAATTCCGAGAAATCAGTTGGCGACGATTATTAATTATCCTAAAGATGGCGAACCGCACAAAACAGTTGTGATGCATTTGTCGGTTGAAAGATTACGGGATTTTTATGCGAATCTTGAGGTGAAACCCGAAGCTTTGTTGTCAAAAAAAATATATTCATTTGACAATCATCCGTTACTGGAAAGTTGTCTGGCTTCTTTGGTTCCGTATTTTGAAATGAAAGATCTGCCGGAAAATATCGCTTCACTTAAAATTACAGAAGCCATTAGTATTCTAAGGGCAATTGACAAAGGAATTGATAACGTTCTTACCAATTTTGAAGAACCTGGTAAAATTGATTTAGCGGGTTATATGGAGAAGAATTTTATGTTTAATCTGCCATTGGAAAAGTTTGGCTATTTAACCGGAAGAAGTCTTACGACGTTTAAAAGAGATTTCAGCAGAATTTTCAATACCACTCCGCAGCGCTGGCTTACGCAGAAACGTTTGGAACTAGCGCATTATCAATTTGTAGAAAAGAAAAAGAAACCTATTGATGTGTGTTACGAAGTAGGATTTGAGAATTTATCTCATTTTTCTTTTGCTTTCAAAAAACAGTTCGGTTATGCGCCAACTGAATTGATAGAGCGGGTGAGGACCTAA
- a CDS encoding SDR family NAD(P)-dependent oxidoreductase has translation MRQDNYQGKLQKAINSGFNASSTTTDVIKGIDLTGKTAIVTGGNTGIGLETVITLASAGATVIVPARDVEKAKKNLPDSLPIEIEKIDLVNPESIDAFAEKFLASGRPLHLLINNAGIMWVPLRKDSRGIESQLAVNYLAQFQLTARLWPALKKANGARVINVSSQGHQFGSFDFEDPNFENREYETLLGYGQSKTAVNLFSVELDYRAQSHNVRAYSLHPGSIGGTELAREAPLELFQKLGYVDTEGNILPEVAASLKTIPQGAATTVWCAVSPQLENIGGVYCEDVNFAPLATTVSITPGVREYAVDEKNAKDLWKWSEEVTGISFGI, from the coding sequence ATGAGACAAGACAATTATCAAGGAAAATTACAGAAAGCGATAAATTCAGGTTTTAACGCTTCATCAACCACAACTGATGTCATTAAGGGAATTGATTTAACGGGAAAAACAGCGATCGTAACGGGTGGTAATACCGGAATTGGTTTAGAAACCGTTATTACATTGGCTTCGGCTGGAGCAACTGTAATTGTTCCCGCGAGAGATGTAGAAAAAGCAAAGAAAAACCTGCCGGATTCGCTTCCTATTGAAATTGAAAAAATAGATTTGGTAAACCCAGAATCAATTGATGCATTTGCTGAGAAGTTTTTGGCATCAGGAAGACCACTTCATTTATTAATTAACAATGCGGGAATTATGTGGGTACCGCTTCGCAAAGACAGCCGAGGGATTGAATCACAACTTGCAGTTAATTATTTGGCGCAGTTTCAGCTGACGGCTCGATTATGGCCGGCATTAAAAAAAGCAAATGGCGCAAGGGTTATTAATGTTTCTTCCCAAGGACATCAATTTGGATCATTTGATTTTGAAGATCCTAATTTTGAAAACCGTGAATATGAAACTTTATTAGGTTACGGACAATCGAAAACTGCGGTGAATTTGTTTTCAGTAGAATTGGATTATCGCGCGCAATCCCACAATGTAAGAGCATATTCGCTTCATCCGGGTTCGATTGGCGGAACTGAATTAGCAAGAGAAGCGCCATTAGAATTGTTTCAAAAATTAGGTTATGTAGATACAGAAGGGAATATATTACCAGAGGTTGCAGCTTCTTTAAAAACAATTCCGCAGGGAGCGGCAACGACAGTTTGGTGTGCGGTTAGTCCGCAGCTAGAAAATATCGGCGGTGTATATTGCGAAGATGTAAATTTTGCTCCTTTAGCCACAACAGTTTCGATAACTCCAGGTGTTCGAGAATATGCAGTAGACGAAAAAAATGCCAAAGATTTATGGAAATGGAGTGAAGAAGTGACGGGGATTTCTTTTGGTATTTAG
- a CDS encoding CPBP family glutamic-type intramembrane protease, whose translation MSLLTPFLWILLLLPFIILAFVTSKKTNLKYLLFFLLYFLTDCYIQQLSHQFISLKIIGLKFAWAGKLFSLILSLVIIFSVNTTERQLIGFTNKTNSTKQLRFGILVFLGFLLFDCIFKMILFPKGATFDLETFAFQATMPGLTEELAFRGIGFWLLDKAFEPKWNCKGIQFGWGFIIVTLLFAVAHGAVLTEDYQFKFDLITIIYLTLISSLSVGLLRKFSGNSILPILGHNCINLMNAVIRIL comes from the coding sequence ATGTCACTACTTACTCCTTTCCTCTGGATTTTATTACTACTTCCGTTTATTATTCTGGCTTTCGTTACCAGCAAAAAAACCAATCTAAAATACCTGTTGTTCTTCCTACTGTATTTTTTAACCGATTGTTATATTCAGCAATTAAGCCATCAGTTTATTTCATTGAAAATTATAGGTTTAAAATTTGCATGGGCGGGAAAATTATTCAGTCTCATTCTTTCACTTGTTATTATTTTCTCAGTAAATACAACAGAACGCCAGTTGATAGGTTTTACAAACAAAACCAATTCCACAAAACAGCTTCGATTTGGAATTTTGGTATTTCTAGGTTTTCTACTATTTGATTGTATTTTTAAAATGATTTTGTTTCCAAAAGGCGCCACTTTCGATTTAGAAACATTCGCTTTCCAGGCTACAATGCCAGGTTTGACCGAAGAATTGGCTTTTCGAGGAATTGGTTTCTGGCTTCTCGACAAAGCTTTTGAACCTAAATGGAATTGTAAAGGAATTCAATTCGGCTGGGGATTTATCATTGTTACACTGTTATTTGCTGTTGCACACGGAGCGGTTTTAACCGAAGATTATCAGTTTAAATTTGATCTTATCACAATCATTTACCTTACTTTGATTTCTTCTTTAAGTGTAGGTTTGCTTCGAAAATTCTCTGGAAATAGTATTCTTCCAATTCTCGGACATAATTGTATTAATCTCATGAATGCCGTAATTAGAATATTATAA
- a CDS encoding sensor histidine kinase, whose translation MQEKKVFADHLAQRIADFNFDHFYSKRNRILLHLAMWFGFSCLLFLSYVLAYHLSYQNALILTIRMTTVNAVVFYLFFYLFLPKIFSGSGFRIIFLLLITFPICIFIWIAITYFISLLYHYIGFEIPSGELKGAIKMAADQTFAQAVSPKRLISQAFIVISILSPFFFVKILFEISRLYNKTLNIQNQKAALEIQNINIEKQFLTAQLNPHFLFNTLNNLYGLSLKKDDQTPEVILNLSDIMSYTLYESSNEKVSLEKELDFIKNYIELEKMRYTADKNIQYKIASGKDLFGHFVPPLLTFTFVENAFKYGLKNNDDSFLLLEIKVENNQLFFSLENDKDKEQTQKEFGGIGITNARKRLQLLYPDKHEIHIENLETKFSVSLKIDLY comes from the coding sequence ATGCAGGAAAAAAAAGTCTTCGCCGATCATTTAGCCCAAAGAATAGCGGATTTTAATTTTGATCATTTTTACAGCAAAAGAAACCGAATACTATTGCACTTAGCAATGTGGTTTGGCTTTTCATGTCTACTGTTTTTAAGTTATGTTCTCGCCTATCATCTGTCGTATCAAAATGCATTGATTCTCACAATTCGAATGACAACGGTCAATGCAGTGGTATTCTATTTGTTCTTTTATCTATTTCTGCCAAAGATTTTTTCCGGCAGTGGTTTTAGAATTATTTTCTTGTTGTTGATAACCTTTCCAATCTGCATTTTTATATGGATTGCTATTACTTATTTTATATCATTACTCTATCATTACATTGGTTTTGAAATACCATCAGGAGAATTAAAAGGTGCTATCAAGATGGCGGCAGATCAGACTTTTGCGCAGGCCGTATCGCCGAAACGCCTTATTTCACAAGCCTTTATTGTTATATCCATCCTCTCTCCTTTCTTCTTTGTTAAGATACTTTTTGAAATTTCAAGGCTTTATAATAAAACATTGAATATCCAAAACCAAAAAGCGGCACTTGAAATCCAAAATATCAATATAGAGAAACAGTTTTTAACGGCACAACTCAATCCGCATTTCCTTTTTAATACGCTGAATAACCTATACGGACTATCTTTAAAAAAAGACGATCAAACACCCGAAGTTATTTTGAATCTTTCGGATATTATGAGTTATACTTTGTATGAATCCAGTAATGAAAAAGTATCGCTGGAGAAGGAACTCGACTTTATAAAAAATTATATCGAGCTCGAAAAAATGCGTTATACAGCAGATAAAAATATTCAATACAAAATTGCATCAGGAAAAGATTTATTCGGGCATTTTGTACCGCCTTTACTTACATTTACTTTTGTAGAAAACGCTTTTAAATATGGTTTAAAAAACAATGATGATTCATTTCTATTGTTGGAAATAAAAGTCGAAAACAATCAGCTTTTCTTTAGTCTTGAAAATGACAAGGATAAAGAACAAACTCAAAAAGAATTTGGCGGAATAGGGATTACAAATGCACGTAAAAGATTGCAGCTTTTATATCCTGACAAACACGAAATACATATCGAGAATCTGGAAACTAAATTTAGTGTTTCTTTAAAAATAGATTTATACTAA
- a CDS encoding LytR/AlgR family response regulator transcription factor, whose amino-acid sequence MEKISCIVIDDEPIGREVIETFVKDIPFLNLSASFGDPVEALTYLQENQVDLVFSDIQMPKINGMELLRSLTNPPLVIFITAHRDFALDGFDEGVTDYLIKPVRFDRFLKAVNRAKERVSNKQPLIEQALNDKIFIKSEGKLVRILLNEILYVEARGDYLKIVLPNAEYSTQLTLKSMDEILNLPTFFRVQRSFILNLEAVKSINRNMVELINGKNISIALNKKEELFSLLGIK is encoded by the coding sequence ATGGAAAAAATCAGCTGCATCGTTATTGATGATGAACCAATTGGACGAGAAGTTATTGAAACTTTTGTAAAAGATATTCCATTTCTGAATCTTTCGGCTTCATTTGGCGATCCGGTTGAAGCACTTACTTATTTACAAGAAAACCAAGTTGATCTTGTTTTCAGCGATATTCAAATGCCTAAAATCAACGGAATGGAATTACTTCGTTCCTTAACCAATCCGCCGCTGGTTATTTTCATTACGGCACATCGTGATTTTGCTTTGGATGGTTTTGATGAAGGTGTCACCGATTATTTGATAAAACCCGTTCGCTTTGACCGATTCCTAAAAGCCGTTAACCGCGCCAAAGAACGTGTTTCTAACAAACAGCCATTAATTGAACAAGCTCTAAACGATAAAATATTCATTAAATCAGAAGGAAAGTTAGTGCGTATTTTACTTAACGAAATTCTTTATGTAGAAGCTCGGGGCGATTATTTGAAAATCGTACTTCCAAATGCCGAATATTCGACACAACTAACTTTAAAATCAATGGATGAAATTCTGAATCTGCCCACCTTTTTTAGAGTACAGCGATCTTTTATCCTTAATCTTGAAGCGGTTAAAAGTATCAATCGAAATATGGTAGAACTTATAAACGGAAAAAACATCTCTATTGCACTGAATAAAAAAGAAGAACTTTTTAGTCTGCTCGGAATCAAATAA
- a CDS encoding efflux RND transporter periplasmic adaptor subunit has translation MNSYKNYFLLYTLALFVLVSCGDKSQKNANKIKTLPVYKITLKDTVVASKFVADVHAKNNVEIHVRIPGLLDKVYVSEGQKVKKGQILFKISDVELQIQLLKAEAVYKNAMADLRIATVELEQAQTLFNKKVIADKELELSKAKHDAASAKVAHANAERKAINQQISFTTIRAPFDGTIDRIPFKEGSLVENGSLLTTVSQLDDVYAYFSIPENTYFQMMEDKTLNTQGDIKLVLPNGQVYDQKGELRTADGEIDRQTGSIQYKAKFHNPQGFIKHGTSGKLIISEPKTNAILIPQKAVFSIQDKQYVFRVNKDGIVKMTNITIATTLDDVYILNEGLKSDDLIVQEGTQSLRDGDKINIKQM, from the coding sequence ATGAATAGTTATAAAAATTACTTTCTATTATACACTTTAGCATTATTTGTTTTAGTCTCGTGCGGCGATAAATCCCAAAAAAATGCCAATAAAATCAAAACACTTCCAGTTTATAAAATCACCTTAAAAGACACCGTTGTTGCCAGCAAATTTGTTGCCGATGTCCACGCCAAAAACAATGTAGAAATTCATGTCCGTATTCCGGGACTTCTCGATAAAGTATATGTAAGTGAAGGACAAAAAGTTAAAAAAGGACAAATCCTATTTAAAATAAGCGATGTGGAACTTCAAATCCAGCTTTTAAAAGCCGAAGCCGTTTACAAAAATGCAATGGCCGATTTACGAATCGCAACAGTAGAATTAGAGCAGGCACAAACCCTTTTCAATAAAAAGGTAATTGCCGACAAAGAATTAGAATTATCGAAAGCAAAACATGACGCCGCTTCCGCGAAAGTGGCACATGCAAACGCAGAAAGAAAAGCCATCAACCAGCAGATTAGCTTTACCACTATCCGCGCGCCATTTGACGGCACAATTGACCGTATTCCGTTTAAAGAAGGAAGTTTAGTAGAAAACGGTTCTTTATTGACCACTGTTTCCCAATTAGACGATGTTTACGCGTATTTCTCAATTCCTGAGAATACCTATTTCCAAATGATGGAAGACAAAACTCTAAACACGCAAGGTGATATTAAATTAGTATTGCCAAACGGACAAGTTTACGATCAAAAAGGAGAATTACGTACTGCCGACGGAGAAATCGACAGACAAACGGGATCAATTCAATACAAAGCAAAATTTCACAATCCGCAGGGATTTATCAAACACGGAACTTCTGGAAAATTGATTATTTCAGAACCAAAAACCAATGCAATTTTAATTCCGCAGAAAGCTGTTTTTTCTATTCAGGACAAACAATATGTTTTCCGCGTGAACAAAGATGGAATAGTTAAAATGACCAATATTACAATTGCGACTACTCTTGATGATGTTTACATTTTAAATGAAGGTCTAAAAAGCGACGACCTGATTGTACAAGAAGGTACACAATCATTGAGAGACGGTGATAAAATCAACATTAAACAAATGTAG
- a CDS encoding efflux RND transporter permease subunit: MIELFIKRKILSLIISVMIVLLGLLALFQLPITQFPDIVPPSVTVTAKYTGANAEVSANAVALPLERAINGVPGMTYMSTVTSNDGLTLIQVFFEVGTDPDLAAVNVQNRVTTILDELPEEVIRAGVTTEKEVNSMLMYLNITSTDKTQDEQFIFNFTDINILQELKRIDGVGRAEIMGQKEYSMRVWLDPQKMLSYNISANEVISSLQKQNISAAPGKVGEGSGQMNNQLQYVIKYGGKFFEPKQYEEIALRANPDGTILRLKDISNIEFGAMSYGMVSKTDGKPSASIMLKQRPGSNASEVIASVKEKMAELKETSFPPGMDFNIAYDVSRFLDASIHEVIRTLIEAFILVAFVVFIFLQDWRSTLIPVLAVPVALIGSFTFMSMMGFSINLLTLFALVLSIGIVVDNAIVVVEAVHVKISEEHMAPLEATISAMKEITGAVIAITIVMAAVFIPVAFLSGPVGVFYRQFSLTMAISIVISGINALTLTPALCAIMLKAHDPNKEKKSLLDRFFHGFNNWFDNVTSKYIKVLVKFANRTTVTIGLLVLFCLFTWGTSKFLPSGFIPSEDQGMVYVSVTTPQGATVERTEKVLDEVTRLSKSIKGVDNVTTLAGYSIVTEIAGASYGMGMINLKDWSERDISVNDFIAQLSEKTKGIADAQIEIFAPPTVPGFGNTSGFELRLLDKSGGSITNTDKVTKEFIAELNASPEIQNSFSSFDATFPQYLIHIDYDLAAKKGISVENAMSTLQTMLGSFYATNFIRFSQMYKVMVQASPQFRQNPESILDMYLKNEAGEMVPFSTFIKLERVYGPEVLTRYNMYMSAMINGEPAEGYSSGEAIAAVERIAAEKLPSRFELEWSGMTREEILSGNQTIYIFALCILFVYLLLAAQYESLLLPFPVLLSLPVGVFGSYFALLLVGLDNNIYAQVALVMLIGLLAKNAILIVEFAMAQNKIGRDIVEAAIEGARLRFRPILMTSFAFISGLIPLCIATGAGAVGNRSIGTAAAGGMLIGTVFGLVIIPGLYILFAKLEKRMSKS; encoded by the coding sequence ATGATAGAGTTATTTATCAAAAGAAAAATATTGTCATTAATCATCTCGGTAATGATAGTTCTTTTGGGATTACTGGCGTTGTTCCAGCTTCCCATTACCCAATTTCCAGATATTGTACCACCGTCTGTAACCGTTACAGCAAAATATACAGGTGCCAACGCAGAGGTTTCTGCTAATGCCGTGGCACTTCCGTTAGAAAGAGCGATCAACGGAGTTCCCGGAATGACATATATGTCAACCGTAACCTCAAACGATGGTCTGACTTTAATTCAGGTTTTCTTTGAAGTCGGGACCGATCCCGATCTGGCTGCCGTAAACGTACAAAACAGAGTTACAACAATTCTAGACGAACTTCCCGAAGAAGTAATTCGTGCCGGAGTTACAACCGAAAAAGAGGTAAACAGTATGTTGATGTACTTGAACATTACGAGTACCGACAAAACTCAGGACGAACAGTTTATCTTCAACTTTACGGATATTAATATTCTTCAGGAATTAAAACGTATTGATGGTGTTGGACGTGCCGAAATCATGGGACAGAAAGAATACTCAATGCGTGTCTGGCTGGATCCGCAGAAGATGCTTTCGTATAATATTTCGGCAAATGAAGTAATTAGTTCGCTTCAAAAACAAAACATTTCTGCTGCTCCGGGTAAAGTGGGTGAAGGTTCAGGACAAATGAACAATCAGTTGCAATACGTAATTAAATACGGCGGAAAATTCTTTGAACCCAAACAATACGAAGAAATCGCTTTAAGAGCCAATCCAGACGGAACGATCTTACGATTAAAAGACATTTCCAATATCGAATTTGGAGCGATGAGTTACGGAATGGTTTCTAAAACCGATGGAAAACCTTCGGCATCAATTATGTTGAAACAACGTCCGGGTTCAAACGCTTCTGAAGTTATTGCCAGTGTAAAAGAAAAAATGGCAGAATTAAAAGAAACGTCCTTTCCACCGGGAATGGATTTTAATATTGCGTATGACGTTTCTCGTTTTCTTGATGCTTCTATTCATGAAGTAATCAGAACCTTAATCGAAGCCTTTATTTTAGTAGCGTTTGTGGTTTTCATTTTCCTTCAAGATTGGCGATCTACGTTGATTCCAGTTTTGGCAGTTCCAGTGGCACTTATTGGTTCGTTTACCTTTATGTCGATGATGGGATTCTCGATTAACTTATTGACCCTTTTTGCCTTAGTCCTTTCAATTGGAATTGTAGTCGATAACGCCATTGTCGTCGTCGAAGCCGTTCACGTAAAAATATCCGAAGAACATATGGCACCGTTAGAAGCGACTATTAGTGCGATGAAAGAAATTACTGGAGCCGTTATTGCAATTACCATTGTAATGGCTGCTGTATTTATTCCGGTGGCTTTCTTGAGCGGGCCGGTTGGAGTTTTCTACAGGCAGTTCTCTCTGACGATGGCCATTAGTATTGTGATTTCGGGTATTAACGCCCTTACCCTAACTCCTGCCCTTTGTGCTATTATGCTGAAAGCTCACGATCCAAACAAAGAAAAAAAATCACTATTAGACCGTTTCTTCCATGGATTTAACAATTGGTTTGATAATGTAACTTCAAAATACATCAAAGTATTAGTGAAATTTGCCAACAGAACTACTGTTACAATTGGTTTATTGGTTCTTTTCTGTCTGTTTACTTGGGGAACAAGCAAGTTTTTACCATCAGGATTTATCCCGTCTGAAGATCAGGGAATGGTGTATGTGAGTGTGACAACACCGCAAGGAGCAACTGTAGAACGAACTGAAAAAGTTCTCGACGAAGTCACCCGATTGTCAAAAAGTATTAAAGGAGTTGACAACGTTACCACTCTTGCCGGATATAGTATTGTAACCGAAATCGCCGGAGCTTCTTACGGAATGGGAATGATTAACTTGAAAGACTGGAGCGAACGTGATATTTCTGTAAATGACTTTATCGCACAGCTTTCCGAAAAAACAAAAGGTATTGCCGATGCCCAGATCGAGATTTTTGCGCCGCCAACTGTTCCCGGTTTTGGTAACACGAGTGGTTTCGAACTTCGTTTATTGGACAAATCTGGAGGAAGTATTACAAATACCGATAAAGTAACCAAAGAATTCATCGCAGAATTAAATGCTTCACCAGAAATTCAAAATTCATTTTCAAGTTTTGATGCTACTTTTCCGCAGTATTTAATTCATATTGATTATGATTTGGCTGCCAAAAAAGGAATTTCGGTTGAGAATGCGATGAGTACTTTACAAACGATGTTAGGATCTTTTTATGCGACTAATTTTATCCGTTTCTCGCAGATGTATAAAGTTATGGTTCAGGCGAGTCCGCAGTTTCGTCAAAATCCAGAAAGCATTTTAGATATGTATTTGAAGAATGAAGCGGGCGAAATGGTTCCGTTTTCAACATTTATCAAATTAGAAAGAGTGTACGGCCCAGAGGTTTTAACACGTTACAACATGTATATGTCGGCTATGATCAATGGTGAACCTGCTGAAGGTTACAGTTCAGGAGAAGCCATTGCTGCCGTTGAAAGAATCGCTGCCGAAAAATTGCCAAGTCGTTTTGAACTTGAATGGTCAGGCATGACACGTGAAGAGATTCTTTCGGGTAACCAAACGATATATATTTTTGCACTTTGTATACTTTTCGTATACTTATTATTAGCGGCACAATACGAAAGTTTATTGCTTCCATTTCCAGTATTATTAAGTCTTCCTGTTGGAGTTTTTGGGTCTTATTTTGCCCTTCTTTTAGTCGGATTAGACAATAATATTTATGCTCAAGTAGCACTCGTCATGCTGATTGGTCTTCTCGCCAAAAATGCCATTCTGATTGTAGAATTTGCTATGGCGCAGAACAAAATCGGACGTGATATTGTCGAAGCTGCTATTGAAGGAGCCCGACTTCGTTTCCGACCTATTTTGATGACTTCTTTTGCTTTTATTTCAGGATTAATTCCTCTGTGTATTGCTACAGGTGCAGGTGCTGTTGGTAACCGTTCAATTGGAACTGCCGCCGCCGGAGGAATGCTGATTGGAACTGTGTTTGGTCTTGTGATTATTCCAGGACTTTACATACTGTTTGCAAAATTGGAAAAACGAATGAGTAAATCTTAA
- a CDS encoding TolC family protein: MKYIINQYKNTDLIRTTQSAIIITGILLLTACSAPKITEKLDSVKLPENFDAQRKNSADSLQPFIPLKTETFFKDPKLEALLKKAVAKNPDYLIMQERILIANSHLKVAKLALLPSLDLALDISGTHYGKYTMDGVGNFDTNFSQNINEKQRINEDVTPNLFLGGKVSWEADIWGKLSNRKKAAQQRYFASQAGMRLLQTRLLSDVADLYFKLIALDKQAAIYDNNLKTQEKALDIVSAQRSVGKATELAVQQFNAQNNNIHAEAAELHLSIDQTEKALLTLLGELGGKIDRSSDFLSGHLEVLNQKISVDSIIHKRPDVSEAYFELLASNADAKAARAAFFPTLNLGGYAGFNSFSFNTFFDTGSFAWQILGGLTAPVFNKGQIKQEFYVSNRKQEISFLQYQNTITTAFNELSALLHRNEAFEDVLKYKLKEIDHLEIAVNVSNDLYLSGYANYLEIINAQKNKLQAELDFVDIQLRNANSQVLLYKALGGGI, translated from the coding sequence ATGAAATACATAATAAATCAATATAAAAATACTGATCTAATAAGGACAACTCAAAGTGCCATTATAATTACTGGCATTTTACTTTTAACAGCTTGTTCGGCACCAAAAATCACAGAGAAATTAGATTCTGTAAAACTCCCGGAAAATTTTGACGCACAGAGAAAAAATTCCGCAGATAGTTTACAGCCTTTTATTCCGCTGAAAACAGAAACCTTTTTTAAAGACCCAAAATTAGAGGCGTTATTAAAAAAAGCCGTTGCCAAAAATCCTGATTATTTAATAATGCAGGAAAGAATTTTAATTGCCAATTCACATTTAAAAGTGGCGAAACTGGCGCTTCTTCCCTCTTTAGATCTTGCACTTGATATTTCTGGAACGCATTACGGAAAATATACGATGGATGGTGTTGGTAATTTTGACACCAACTTTTCACAGAACATCAACGAAAAACAAAGAATCAACGAAGATGTTACACCTAACTTATTTTTAGGCGGAAAAGTTTCTTGGGAAGCCGATATCTGGGGAAAATTGAGCAATCGTAAAAAAGCAGCACAGCAGAGATACTTTGCTTCACAAGCCGGAATGCGATTGTTACAAACCCGACTTTTAAGTGATGTTGCTGATTTGTATTTCAAACTTATCGCATTAGACAAACAAGCAGCGATTTACGATAACAACTTAAAAACGCAGGAAAAAGCGCTTGATATTGTTTCAGCACAAAGATCTGTTGGGAAAGCGACAGAACTCGCTGTACAACAATTTAATGCACAAAACAATAACATTCATGCCGAAGCTGCCGAATTGCATTTAAGCATCGATCAGACTGAAAAAGCGTTACTAACGCTTTTGGGAGAATTGGGTGGAAAAATCGACAGAAGCAGTGATTTTCTATCTGGACATTTGGAAGTTTTAAACCAGAAAATCAGTGTGGATTCTATCATTCATAAAAGACCAGACGTGTCTGAAGCATATTTCGAATTATTAGCCAGCAACGCTGATGCAAAAGCGGCTCGCGCTGCCTTCTTCCCAACTTTAAACTTGGGCGGATATGCAGGATTTAATTCGTTTTCTTTCAATACTTTTTTTGACACTGGTTCTTTCGCTTGGCAGATATTAGGCGGATTAACGGCTCCTGTTTTCAATAAAGGACAAATCAAACAGGAATTTTATGTTTCGAACAGAAAACAAGAAATTTCATTTCTACAATATCAAAATACGATCACCACAGCTTTTAATGAATTAAGTGCATTACTGCATCGAAACGAAGCTTTTGAAGATGTTTTGAAATACAAATTAAAAGAAATTGATCATCTCGAAATTGCAGTAAATGTTTCAAATGACTTGTATTTGAGCGGTTATGCCAATTATCTTGAAATAATCAATGCGCAAAAAAACAAACTGCAGGCAGAACTTGATTTTGTTGATATTCAGCTTAGGAATGCAAATTCTCAAGTCTTATTGTATAAAGCTTTAGGAGGAGGAATATAA